The proteins below are encoded in one region of Coffea arabica cultivar ET-39 chromosome 4c, Coffea Arabica ET-39 HiFi, whole genome shotgun sequence:
- the LOC113738683 gene encoding uncharacterized protein: MEISQKFSKKSKDVSLQELRDRLAEFAKVRGWEQYHSPRNLLLALVGEVGELSEIFQWKGEVARGLPNWSPDDKEHLEEELSDVLFYLVQLADVCGLDLGQAALTKIVKNAKKYPVVE, translated from the exons atggAGATCTCCCAGAAATTCTCCAAGAAATCCAAGGATGTCTCGCTTCAAGAACTCAGAGATAGGCTTGCAGAGTTTGCTAAAGTTAGAGGATGGGAACAATATCATAGTCCAAGAAACCTACTTCTAGCCTTG GTTGGAGAGGTTGGAGAGCTATCAGAGATATTTCAGTGGAAGGGAGAAGTTGCAAGAGGACTGCCAAATTGGAGCCCTGATGACAAGGAGCATTTGGAGGAGGAACTGTCTGATGTATTATTCTACCTAGTTCAGCTAGCTGATGTCTGTGGACTGGACCTTGGCCAAGCAGCTCTAACCAAGATAgttaaaaatgccaaaaaatatCCTGTTGTTGAATAA
- the LOC113739233 gene encoding uncharacterized protein, with translation MAEERKENIMSVELAIQRELAYREKIASFLSGKEKEELLPLKVPCSTTFTSPYPSPMQNVGQSSISTSASRNQSSYRGKSPTLSPGPGHGKADQQCNISNRSDIFCKICKVSCSSPSNYKQHIRGEKHRAMMHSPKLNKNAAVGPSKNQQPRCNLCQIVCMDKTSLQLQLNGQKHKAKLRMNELGRKGEISQQFWCEMCQVPCNNEETFQLHLKGKNHVARKYALEEEKKAI, from the exons ATGGCTGAAGAGAGGAAGGAGAACATTATGTCTGTGGAGCTTGCAATTCAGAGGGAATTAGCGTACAGAGAAAAGATTGCTAGCTTCTTGTccgggaaagaaaaagaagaactgCTGCCTTTGAAG GTACCATGTTCAACTACATTTACTAGTCCATATCCAAGTCCAATGCAAAATGTAGGGCAGAGTTCAATCTCAACTTCAGCCTCTAGAAATCAGTCATCATACCGGGGCAAATCTCCAACTCTAAGTCCAGGACCTGGACATGGGAAAGCAGATCAGCAATGCAATATCAGTAACAGGTCCGACATATTCTGTAAAATCTGCAAAGTGAGCTGCTCAAGTCCTTCCAATTACAAACAACACATCAGAGGTGAGAAGCACAGGGCTATGATGCATTCCCCAAAACTGAATAAGAATGCAGCTGTTGGACCAAGTAAAAATCAGCAACCAAGATGCAATCTGTGCCAGATTGTATGCATGGATAAAACTAGTTTGCAATTGCAGTTGAATGGCCAAAAGCACAAGGCGAAATTGAGGATGAATGAACTTGGGAGGAAGGGGGAAATTTCCCAACAATTCTGGTGTGAAATGTGTCAAGTTCCTTGCAACAATGAAGAGACATTTCAGTTGCACCTGAAGGGAAAAAACCATGTTGCTCGCAAATATGCTttggaggaagaaaagaaggccatttaa
- the LOC113739457 gene encoding probable LRR receptor-like serine/threonine-protein kinase At1g74360, with amino-acid sequence MSEDESDHLFYVALLSFLVLITGKLVASDSLDTDKQVLLNLKSFLEDKNPVNRGSYNLWNSAGTSPCTWPGISCDSHGNRVIGINLSGNNIAGGLFGNFSELTQLSYLDLSMNTIGGAIPDDLGRCQNLKSLNLSHNLFDGEINLTLLKSLQVLDLAVNRIDGDIRSAFPENCTSLVVANVSANAFTGDVGNMFVGCSNLKYLDLSTNNLTGSLWSGFDRLKELTLYENKFTGTVPSSFLTGNCSLQILDLFHNQFVGLFPKEISNCKDLVILNLNENKFSGLIATEIGSISGLQELHMGSNNFSKDIPESLVGLSNLTFLDLSGNGFGGDIQDIFGEFKQVRFLVLHGNSYTGGLYTSGILGLSNIYRLDLSYNSLSGSLPIEVSQIMSLRYLILAYNQFTGQIPSEYGNFQAIQFLDLSFNMLNGSIPSSLGKLSSLLWLTLADNQLSGEIPPELGNCSSLLWLNLANNQLSGTIPPQLTTIGANPMPTFLFNRQNTKITAGLGECLPMRRWIPADYAPFSFVFNLLNRKNCRNLWDKLHTGYGLFQVCVPGSNVRTSDISGYLQLASNQLSGEVPPDIGNMRNFSMLHLGFNQFYGKLPSEIALMGLVVLNITRNNFSGDIPTEIGNIKCMQNLDLSYNNFSGTFPASFNKLSDLSKFNISYNPYIAGVIPETGQLATFEKWSFLGDPHLRLPPFIDNSTGGGQGTKSESAKKPKKLGAFLAFLALLLAFLLCGVMTLIVCLMIKSPTDLPGYLLEESKGMHELVSTSSSSSPWLSDRVMVIRLDKTAFTHADILQATSNFSNDRIIGRGGSGIVYRGVLPNGTEVAIKKLQREGVEGEREFQAEMEALSGNGFGWPHPNLVKLYGWCLDGSEKLLVYEYMEGGTLEDLIIDRTRFTWKRRIEVAVDVAHALVYLHHECYPCIVHRDVKASNVLLDKNGKARVTDFGLARVINGGSHVSTMVAGTIGYVAPEYGQIWHATTKGDVYSYGVLVMELATGRRAVDGGEECLLEWARRVMGDGRQGFTRSLIPVSLLVSGLEKGAEEMCELLRIGIRCTTETPQARPNMKEVLAMLLQISGRGSRRHQSYGSSSSSG; translated from the coding sequence GAAAGCTTGTTGCTTCGGATTCTCTAGATACAGACAAGCAAGTTTTACTCAACCTGAAGTCATTTCTTGAAGACAAAAATCCTGTTAACAGAGGAAGCTACAATCTGTGGAATAGTGCAGGCACTTCTCCCTGCACTTGGCCTGGAATTTCATGTGATAGCCATGGAAACCGTGTGATCGGAATCAACTTGTCCGGCAACAACATAGCTGGAGGactttttggaaacttttcagAGTTGACACAGCTAAGCTACCTGGATCTCTCTATGAACACCATTGGTGGGGCCATTCCGGATGACTTAGGCCGCTGTCAGAACCTGAAGTCCCTGAATTTGTCACACAATCTCTTTGATGGTGAGATTAACCTGACACTTCTCAAGAGCCTGCAAGTTCTTGATCTGGCCGTCAACAGAATTGATGGCGATATCAGGTCAGCTTTTCCTGAAAATTGCACCAGCTTAGTTGTTGCAAATGTTTCTGCAAATGCATTTACTGGCGATGTTGGGAATATGTTTGTTGGATGCTCGAATCTGAAGTATCTTGATTTGAGCACGAATAATTTGACTGGAAGCTTATGGTCTGGATTTGATAGGCTAAAAGAGTTAACCTTATATGAGAACAAATTCACAGGCACCGTCCCTTCATCATTTCTCACAGGGAATTGCAGTTTGCAGATTTTGGACCTCTTTCACAATCAGTTCGTTGGGTTATTTCCAAAGGAGATTTCAAATTGTAAAGATTTGGTGatattgaatttaaatgagaACAAATTCAGTGGACTTATTGCTACAGAGATTGGTTCGATTTCAGGCCTCCAAGAACTTCACATGGGAAGCAATAATTTTTCAAAGGATATTCCAGAGTCTCTAGTAGGCCTGAGCAACTTAACCTTTCTAGACCTGAGTGGAAACGGCTTTGGAGGAGATATACAAGACATATTTGGGGAATTCAAGCAGGTCAGATTCCTTGTCTTACATGGAAATTCATATACAGGAGGTTTATACACGTCAGGAATTCTTGGTTTGTCCAACATTTATCGGTTGGACTTGAGCTACAACAGTTTGTCTGGTTCATTGCCTATTGAAGTTTCTCAGATAATGAGCTTACGATATTTGATTCTTGCCTACAACCAATTTACAGGTCAAATACCTTCAGAATATGGAAATTTCCAAGCAATTCAATTCCTTGACCTGTCCTTCAACATGTTGAATGGGTCCATTCCTTCAAGCTTGGGAAAGTTGAGCTCATTACTGTGGTTGACGCTTGCAGACAACCAATTGTCAGGTGAAATTCCTCCAGAGTTGGGGAACTGCAGCAGCTTATTATGGTTGAACCTAGCAAACAATCAACTCTCAGGCACAATTCCTCCCCAATTGACAACCATTGGTGCAAATCCAATGCCAACATTCTTATTTAACAGACAAAATACTAAGATCACTGCTGGCTTAGGGGAGTGCTTGCCAATGAGAAGGTGGATACCAGCTGATTATGCACCATTTAGCTTTGTCTTTAATCTCCTGAATAGGAAGAATTGTAGGAATCTGTGGGATAAGCTGCACACAGGCTATGGCCTATTTCAAGTGTGTGTACCTGGTTCTAATGTTCGAACATCAGACATCTCAGGCTATCTTCAACTAGCCAGTAATCAATTATCTGGTGAGGTCCCTCCTGATATAGGCAATATGCGTAACTTCAGCATGCTGCATTTGGGATTCAATCAATTCTATGGTAAACTTCCTTCAGAGATTGCACTCATGGGACTAGTAGTTCTCAACATTACAAGGAACAATTTTTCAGGAGATATTCCAACAGAAATTGGAAATATCAAGTGCATGCAAAACCTTGACTTGTCATACAACAACTTCTCTGGCACCTTTCCTGCTAGTTTTAACAAACTGAGTGACTTGAGCAAGTTTAATATCTCTTACAATCCATACATCGCTGGTGTAATACCTGAAACGGGACAGCTGGCAACATTTGAGAAATGGTCATTCCTTGGTGACCCACACTTACGCCTTCCACCTTTCATTGATAATTCTACTGGTGGTGGACAGGGAACCAAAAGTGAAAGTGCCAAAAAGCCTAAAAAGTTGGGTGCATTTTTGGCATTCTTAGCACTGCTACTGGCTTTCTTACTCTGTGGAGTCATGACTCTCATTGTTTGCCTCATGATAAAAAGTCCAACGGACTTACCAGGATATCTCTTGGAGGAATCAAAGGGAATGCACGAACTTGTGTCAACTTCAAGTTCATCTTCCCCATGGTTGTCAGATAGAGTAATGGTAATCCGCTTAGACAAAACAGCCTTTACTCATGCTGATATTCTCCAAGCTACTAGTAACTTCTCAAATGATAGGATCATTGGAAGAGGAGGATCTGGAATAGTTTATCGTGGGGTCTTGCCTAACGGCACAGAAGTGGCAATAAAGAAGCTACAGAGAGAGGGTGTGGAGGGAGAAAGAGAGTTCCAGGCTGAAATGGAGGCATTGAGTGGAAATGGTTTTGGTTGGCCACATCCTAACCTGGTAAAACTTTATGGGTGGTGTCTTGATGGATCAGAAAAATTGCTGGTCTATGAATACATGGAAGGTGGCACTTTAGAGGACCTTATCATTGATCGAACAAGATTTACATGGAAAAGGCGCATTGAGGTAGCAGTTGATGTAGCGCATGCTTTAGTATATTTACACCATGAGTGCTATCCTTGTATCGTGCACAGAGATGTCAAGGCTAGCAATGTGCTTCTTGATAAGAATGGGAAGGCACGAGTTACAGATTTTGGTCTTGCTAGAGTTATTAATGGAGGAAGTCATGTCAGCACAATGGTGGCTGGTACAATTGGCTATGTTGCACCAGAGTATGGCCAGATATGGCACGCCACGACAAAGGGTGATGTCTACAGCTATGGGGTGCTTGTTATGGAGCTAGCAACGGGGCGACGTGCTGTTGACGGAGGAGAAGAATGTCTTCTTGAATGGGCAAGAAGGGTAATGGGAGATGGACGTCAAGGATTTACTAGAAGCCTGATTCCAGTATCCCTTTTGGTATCTGGGCTGGAAAAGGGAGCAGAGGAGATGTGTGAATTACTAAGAATTGGAATAAGATGCACAACAGAGACACCACAAGCCAGACCTAACATGAAAGAGGTGCTAGCTATGCTGCTTCAGATTTCAGGTAGAGGAAGCAGAAGGCATCAAAGTTATggatcttcttcttcatcaggATGA